A single Acropora palmata chromosome 5, jaAcrPala1.3, whole genome shotgun sequence DNA region contains:
- the LOC141881253 gene encoding 10 kDa heat shock protein, mitochondrial-like, with protein sequence MASIRKFKPLFDRILVEKFLPEVKTKGGVLLPEKGQGKVLEGTVVAVGPGLRDDKTGESKGVSVEVGDKVLLPEYGGTKINLEEKEYHIYRDGDILGVFQ encoded by the exons ATG GCTAGCATTAGAAAATTTAAACCACTTTTTGACAGGATTCTGGTTGAAAAATTCCTCCCAGAAGTG AAAACCAAAGGGGGAGTGCTTCTTCCTGAGAAAGGTCAAGGGAAAGTTCTTGAAGGAACAGTAGTAGCCGTAGGACCTGGGTTGAGAGATGACAAA aCAGGTGAAAGCAAGGGGGTGAGCGTGGAAGTTGGAGACAAGGTCCTTTTACCTGAATATGGAGGAACAAAAATCAACCTTGAAGAAAAG GAATACCACATTTATCGTGATGGTGACATTCTCGGTGTGTTTCAGTAG
- the LOC141881220 gene encoding uncharacterized protein LOC141881220, which translates to MKPLRGFLMMTAFAFCFDFRHIYGESSENGHENDGPLPNGRKILVFGGNGFIGSEAVSRLLKRGDKITIVNRGNWYFDSEERIKPFVYAHFKCNRDKLLEVECSELMESGYYDAVIDFSSYNPRQIKQVVEILRNRVGLYIYISTDSIYEVCDKKHDGPTTEEDAIRPMSPKKRLQLKREEKYAHDKLACEEVLQEQRKEGGFPYVALRFPDVIGKRDNSFRFWTYHLWIKIHKFIHHPVHMPTGVSASKFSLIHVEDAAKAIEKVLDVGPAVHNQALNLAFNEHFTLKKLLQDISNQLKLDNLEYISEDEATWYSYPTVSRGPLDIGKAKILLDWEPMSWQEALEDLCTFFEGAITDMNMLKEREMLLAEFFEDIVPEEYYATALKKLLDFYGDEVLEGIDLGFGFDETPGIAGPTGDSRSSSFAHDQKTEEKKTIAHIAEDNQETGSHTYSEKMEKRLDEL; encoded by the coding sequence ATGAAGCCGCTCAGAGGATTCTTAATGATGACAGCATTCGCTTTCTGCTTTGATTTTCGTCACATTTACGGCGAATCTAGTGAAAACGGTCATGAGAATGATGGACCACTTCCAAACGGCCGAAAAATATTGGTTTTTGGAGGTAATGGTTTTATTGGAAGCGAAGCTGTGAGTAGACTTCTCAAAAGAGGAGATAAAATAACAATTGTTAATCGAGGCAATTGGTACTTTGATTCTGAAGAAAGAATCAAACCTTTTGTGTATGCGCATTTTAAATGCAATAGAGACAAACTCCTTGAAGTTGAATGCTCTGAGCTTATGGAGTCAGGCTATtacgacgcagtcatcgatttCAGCTCTTACAACCCAAGGCAGATAAAACAGGTGGTGGAGATATTAAGAAATAGAGTGGGGCTTTACATTTATATCAGCACCGATTCCATTTACGAGGTGTGCGATAAAAAACATGATGGGCCTACAACTGAAGAAGATGCTATCAGACCCATGAGTCCGAAGAAGAGACTACAGCTGAAACGGGAAGAGAAATACGCGCACGATAAATTAGCGTGCGAGGAGGTCCTCCAAGAGCAAAGGAAAGAAGGTGGATTCCCTTATGTGGCACTGAGATTCCCGGATGTTATAGGAAAACGTGACAATTCCTTCCGTTTCTGGACCTATCATTTGTGGATAAAAATTCATAAATTCATTCACCATCCTGTGCACATGCCCACTGGTGTATCGGCTTCTAAGTTTAGTTTAATTCATGTCGAAGATGCAGCTAAAGCCATTGAGAAAGTCCTTGATGTTGGTCCCGCAGTCCACAACCAAGCTCTAAACCTTGCCTTCAATGaacattttacattaaaaaagcTTCTCCAAGACATATCTAATCAGCTTAAGCTTGATAATCTGGAGTACATTTCTGAGGACGAGGCTACGTGGTATTCTTATCCCACAGTTTCCCGAGGCCCCCTAGATATTGGCAAGGCAAAGATTCTGCTAGATTGGGAGCCCATGTCTTGGCAAGAAGCACTCGAGGACCTGTGCACTTTTTTTGAAGGGGCCATCACCGACATGAATATGCTCAAAGAGAGAGAAATGCTCCTCGCTGAATTCTTCGAGGATATCGTTCCTGAAGAGTACTATGCAACCGCACTGAAAAAACTTCTCGACTTCTATGGTGATGAAGTGCTGGAAGGAATTGAccttggttttggttttgatgaaACTCCAGGAATAGCTGGACCAACGGGTGATTCTCGCAGTTCCAGTTTTGCGCATGATCAGAAGACAGAAGAGAAGAAAACGATAGCTCATATAGCAGAAGACAACCAGGAAACTGGAAGCCACACTTATTCAGAGAAGATGGAAAAGAGATTGGATGAACTTTga
- the LOC141881213 gene encoding 60 kDa heat shock protein, mitochondrial-like: MYRLPSVVRPAQQLFSPRLLSPRLAQAFSTSRQHQAAKELKFGPDARSSMLKGVEILTDAVAVTLGPKGKNVIIEQAFGGPKITKDGVTVAKAIELKDKYQNIGARLVQDVANNTNEEAGDGTTTATVLAQSIAKEGFVIVSKGANPQEVRKGVMLAVEAVVENLKKMSKPVTTPEEIAQVATISANGDKGVGDLISSAMRKVGKNGVITVKDGKTLQDELELIEGMKFDRGFISPYFINTTKGQKVEFQDCLVLLCQKKISSIQQIVPALEMANAHRKPLVIVAEDVDGEALTTLVLNRLKVGLQVAAVKAPGFGDNRKNSLQDVAIATGGMVFGDEALETKLEDVQIQDLGEVGEVVITKDDTLLLRGKGDKEEIEKRCTEIREQIEMTSSEYEKEKMNERLAKLSDGVAILKIGGSSEVEVNEKKDRVTDALNATRAAVEEGIVPGGGVALLRCINSLDSVVTTNEDQEKGVDLVRRSLQKPCLTIAHNAGVDAAKVVVKVSSMEGNEGYDALNDTYVDMIQSGIIDPTKVVRTAITDAAGVASLLTTAETVVVEIPKEEKADLPGMGGIGGMGGMGGMGGF; encoded by the exons ATGTATCGTCTGCCAAGTGTTGTCCGTCCAGCTCAACAGCTATTTTCTCCAAGGCTTCTTAGCCCTAGGCTAGCCCAAGCATTCAGTACATCACGCCAGCACCAGGCTGCAAAGGAACTCAAGTTTGGTCCTGATGCCAGATCTAGTATGCTGAAAGGAGTGGAAATCTTAACCGATGCTGTGGCAGTTACCCTGGGACCGAAG GGCAAAAATGTGATAATTGAACAGGCCTTCGGAGGACCAAAGATCACAAAGGATGGAGTCACAGTCGCCAAAGCAATTGAGCTGAAAGACAAGTATCAGAACATTGGTGCTCGTCTTGTTCAGGATGTTGCTAACAATACAAATGAGGAAGCTGGTGATGGTACAACCACAGCAACAGTCCTAGCACAATCAATTGCAAAGGAGGgatttgttattgtttctaAAGGAGCAAATCCACAGGAGGTTAGAAAAG GTGTTATGTTGGCAGTTGAAGCTGTTGTcgaaaatttaaagaaaatgtcgaAACCTGTCACCACCCCAGAAGAAATTGCTCAG GTAGCAACTATTTCAGCTAATGGTGACAAAGGTGTAGGAGATTTGATTTCCTCAGCTATGAGGAAAGTTGGCAAAAATGGAGTCATCACTGTAAAG GATGGCAAGACCCTACAGGATGAATTGGAGCTGATTGAAGGAATGAAATTTGATCGTGGATTTATTTCACCTTATTTCATCAACACTACTAAAG GACAAAAAGTTGAGTTTCAGGACTGTTTGGTTTTGTTATGTCAGAAGAAGATCTCCTCAATTCAACAGATTGTTCCTGCTCTTGAGATGGCAAATGCTCATAGAAAACCACTTGTTATTGTTGCTGAAGATGTCGATGGTGAAGCACTCACCACTCTTGTACTAAATAG GCTTAAAGTTGGTCTCCAAGTGGCAGCTGTTAAGGCACCTGGATTTGGTGATAATCGTAAGAACTCCCTTCAAGATGTAGCCATTGCCACAGGAGGCATGGTGTTTGGCGATGAAGCATTGGAAACAAAACTGGAAGATGTCCAAATTCAAGACCTCGGTGAAGTTGGTGAAGTGGTCATCACAAAGGATGATACTCTTCTCCTGAGAGGCAAGGGAGACAAGGAAGAAATTGAGAAAAGATGCACAGAAATACGAGAGCAAATCGAGATGACCAGCTCAGAatacgagaaagaaaaaatgaatgaaagattGGCCAAACTTTCTGATGGTGTAGCTATCTTAAAG ATTGGTGGCTCAAGCGAAGTTGAAGTGAACGAAAAGAAGGACCGTGTCACTGATGCCCTCAATGCTACTAGGGCAGCTGTTGAAGAAGGCATTGTGCCTGGTGGTGGAGTTGCTTTGCTACGGTGCATTAACAGCCTGGACAGTGTTGTTACAACTAATGAAGACCAGGAGAAAGGAGTGGACCTTGTGCGAAGGTCTCTACAAAAGCCATGCCTTACAATTGCCCATAATGCAGGAGTAGATGCAGCAAAGGTGGTTGTTaag GTGTCATCTATGGAGGGTAATGAAGGTTATGATGCACTCAATGACACATACGTCGATATGATCCAGTCAGGAATTATTGATCCTACCAAAGTCGTGAGAACAGCCATCACAGATGCTGCTGGGGTTGCATCTCTTCTCACAACTGCTGAAACCGTCGTGGTAGAAATACccaaggaggaaaaggctgaCTTGCCAGGAATGGGAGGGATTGGTGGAATGGGAGGAATGGGTGGAATGGGGGGATTTTAA
- the LOC141881248 gene encoding ATP synthase lipid-binding protein, mitochondrial-like: MFSCSKFVFPVARSIVGNGRAVSRPLSTALRTHSQPLAMNVQPAQKSFFSLSRAVVSSQFSSMQKDNSQVKAVAPSSPVLALASRSFQTSSKVQDVDSAAKFIGAGAATVGVAGSGAGIGTVFGSLIIGYARNPSLKQQLFSYAILGFALSEAMGLFCLMMAFLILFAL, from the exons ATGTTTTCCTGCAGCAAATTCGTATTCCCAGTTGCTAGAAGTATT GTTGGTAATGGTCGCGCAGTATCTCGGCCGCTCTCTACCGCTCTTCGTACCCATTCGCAACCTTTGGCAATG aatGTCCAGCCAGCACAAAA GAGTTTCTTTAGTTTGTCTCGGGCAGTTGTATCAAGTCAATTTTCAA gTATGCAAAAGGATAATTCACAAGTTAAG GCTGTTGCTCCTAGCTCTCCTGTGTTAGCTCTGGCTAGCCGTAGCTTCCAGACAAGTTCTAAGGTGCAGGATGTTGACTCGGCTGCCAAGTTTATTGGAGCTGGTGCAGCCACTGTTGGAGTTGCAG GTAGTGGAGCTGGTATTGGTACAGTATTTGGCAGTCTGATCATTGGTTATGCCAGGAATCCATCTCTCAAGCAGCAACTTTTTTCCTATGCTATTTTAGGCTTTGCCTTGTCTGAAGCTATGGGTCTGTTTTGCTTGATGATGGCCTTTTTAATCTTGTTTGCCCTGTAA